A single window of Gimesia chilikensis DNA harbors:
- a CDS encoding fasciclin domain-containing protein translates to MNLFVKQYAALATAFTVMITANLTHAAEQKNIVETAVEAGSFKTLATALTEADLVSALEGEGPFTVFAPTDKAFSKLPPGTVETLLKPENKSKLVGILTYHVVSGKVPAAEVTKLSGAETLNGQRVDIMTKDGSVMVDGATVVKADIKCSNGIIHVIDQVILPADKNLVETASAAGKFNTLLTAATKAGLAGVLAEKGPFTVFAPTDDAFAQLPEGTIESLLKPENKKKLADILKYHVIAGRVYSDKALAAGEAKTLQGQKVKISASSGVAKVNQAKILKTDIDASNGVIHVIDAVILPPEGKKVTAREACHQIRETVAQGAHLYNCGHYQQSAKLYRKTMQSMLQDVDGMPSDVSHQMHQALTSSKNMHCASQQAWTLRNALDHAYARMSAL, encoded by the coding sequence ATGAATCTCTTCGTTAAGCAGTATGCGGCGCTGGCCACCGCCTTCACTGTTATGATTACGGCCAATTTAACGCACGCTGCAGAGCAGAAAAATATCGTCGAAACCGCTGTCGAAGCCGGTTCCTTTAAGACGCTGGCGACAGCATTGACTGAGGCAGACCTCGTTTCAGCACTAGAAGGCGAGGGGCCATTCACAGTCTTCGCTCCGACTGATAAAGCTTTCAGCAAACTGCCCCCGGGAACGGTTGAAACTCTGCTCAAACCAGAAAATAAATCGAAGTTGGTCGGGATTCTAACTTACCACGTAGTTTCTGGTAAAGTCCCTGCCGCCGAGGTAACAAAACTAAGCGGGGCTGAAACTCTGAACGGTCAACGAGTCGATATCATGACCAAAGATGGTTCAGTCATGGTTGATGGGGCGACTGTCGTCAAGGCTGACATCAAATGCTCTAACGGGATCATTCACGTCATCGATCAGGTGATTTTACCCGCAGACAAAAACCTGGTGGAGACCGCATCAGCCGCTGGTAAGTTCAACACACTGTTGACAGCTGCTACCAAAGCGGGGCTGGCTGGTGTGTTGGCTGAGAAGGGGCCATTTACGGTATTCGCTCCTACTGATGACGCATTTGCTCAACTGCCGGAAGGGACGATTGAATCATTATTGAAGCCGGAAAATAAGAAGAAACTGGCTGATATTCTCAAATACCATGTCATTGCTGGTCGTGTGTATTCAGACAAAGCTCTGGCTGCCGGCGAAGCGAAAACGCTGCAGGGGCAGAAGGTGAAGATTAGTGCCAGTAGTGGTGTTGCGAAAGTAAATCAGGCTAAAATCCTCAAGACAGATATCGATGCCTCTAACGGTGTGATTCATGTGATTGACGCTGTTATTCTGCCGCCAGAAGGTAAGAAAGTGACAGCTCGTGAAGCCTGTCATCAGATTCGCGAGACCGTTGCTCAGGGGGCTCACTTATACAACTGCGGTCACTACCAGCAGTCAGCGAAACTGTATCGGAAGACAATGCAGTCCATGTTGCAGGATGTGGATGGAATGCCATCTGATGTCAGTCATCAGATGCATCAGGCGTTAACCTCCTCGAAAAACATGCATTGCGCTTCGCAACAGGCCTGGACACTACGAAATGCATTAGACCATGCCTACGCACGGATGTCTGCACTGTAA
- a CDS encoding GntR family transcriptional regulator: MSQVELTSNPSASIADQLRIEIITGRIEEGAALREVSLAERFEVSRAPIREALKQLAHEGMVESKPNCGMRVAPSSSKSMQELVIPLRQTVESFALRSIFDDLNDEDFAEWEALLTEMKAACENQDFLQLTELDIKFHQSIVARSPEQGLMTIWLTLVSRLRRHFLEGFHKPNDPMKVYYEHLAIVSMFRSGKLEPSIQALISNID; encoded by the coding sequence ATGAGCCAGGTAGAACTGACATCGAACCCGTCAGCCAGCATCGCTGATCAACTGCGAATCGAAATCATTACCGGACGCATTGAAGAGGGCGCCGCCTTACGTGAAGTGAGTCTGGCAGAGCGTTTCGAAGTGAGTCGGGCTCCGATTCGCGAGGCCCTGAAGCAGTTGGCTCATGAAGGCATGGTGGAGTCCAAACCCAACTGTGGGATGCGGGTGGCACCTTCCTCATCCAAATCCATGCAGGAACTTGTCATCCCACTCAGACAGACCGTGGAATCCTTCGCGCTCCGATCGATCTTTGATGATCTGAATGACGAAGATTTTGCGGAGTGGGAAGCCCTGCTCACTGAGATGAAAGCCGCTTGTGAAAACCAGGACTTTTTACAGCTGACCGAACTGGATATCAAATTCCATCAGTCGATTGTCGCCCGCTCCCCGGAACAAGGTCTGATGACCATCTGGCTGACGCTCGTCTCCCGCCTGCGGAGACACTTTCTGGAAGGCTTTCACAAGCCGAATGACCCCATGAAGGTCTATTACGAACATCTGGCGATTGTCTCCATGTTTCGTTCCGGCAAACTGGAACCATCCATCCAGGCGCTGATTTCAAATATCGACTGA
- a CDS encoding PVC-type heme-binding CxxCH protein — protein MSSLHVSPHLSRNFSLILFLCVLVGFVSSLTLTANSADKSASPKKVDYAAEMKRIPPRSPKDALKSFKIHSDFKIELVAAEPLLRDPVAMCFDARGRAYVVEMPEYNDAHKEGYSSVKLLEDTDGDGVFDKSSPFLTDVTLPTAVFCYQGGVFVGAPPYVYYCKDTNGDGKADVREVVMEGFGRDKGDEGMINSFRWGMDNRIYFSTGIDGGMVTVAAEGPEKQFNTKGRGVILDPATRKIELTTGGGQHGMSLGIWNRAFVCANSVPMQVLMYDDRYIARNPYLAPPPAPVNIAPGGKFTKLMRISQIEPWRILRTRLRAASERGDSEGGKPSGFFTAATGITAYRGDAWPLEYQGNLFVGEPANNLVYRAAPKPDGLSLVAPRADQDAEFLASTDVWFRPVQFENGPDGALYVLDMYRELIEGAPFIPEEILKHIDPIGGQDKGRIYRIVPKNFQRPALSDLTKLSSKELVALLDSDNGWTRDTAQRLIYERQDTSVVPDLKQLAAASRKPVTRATALWSLEGLNSLDADSLLKGLKDQDPQVCIQSSRIAERFAEDAQVQQAMIALAGHDSIEVQYQAAFSLGAFENSARNQALAALLSKNVDNKWMRMAVQSSLNQGAGEVFASLTRNSDLLVNKQTQGFLATLATQIGAQSDVENVKLLMGALESLPQSQQKLAQQSFRNLLSRASASTKQVLSKSKSEYTAQLLSGMMKSTIEQATNSKLPVKTRVEAIPTLSIGSPDETLPVFEELLSVQQPLPIRQKAITSLGLVNDERVPELLVEAWPGLSPQLRMSAVETLFSRQPWQVALLDAVKAGDINSGDISPERVQLLKSSQDKAIKKRATDLFQNQRLTGRSDVIKQYQSSLKLKGDPANGKLVFKKNCAACHRLENVGVQLGADLKAIKDRGTEAVLLNILDPNREVKPQYVTYLLVTTQGRTITGLIKAENANSITIARADGTSDTVLRIDIDELISSKLSFMPEGLEKQIDQQQMADLLAYLNSIK, from the coding sequence ATGTCCTCCCTCCACGTCTCTCCCCATCTTTCTCGGAACTTCTCGCTGATTTTGTTCCTGTGTGTGCTCGTTGGGTTTGTCAGCAGTCTGACTCTAACTGCAAATTCAGCAGATAAAAGTGCTTCTCCCAAGAAGGTCGACTACGCGGCAGAGATGAAACGGATTCCTCCCCGGTCTCCAAAGGATGCGTTGAAGTCATTTAAGATTCATTCTGATTTCAAAATCGAACTGGTGGCCGCTGAGCCGTTGCTGCGTGATCCGGTTGCCATGTGTTTTGATGCCCGGGGACGGGCATACGTGGTGGAAATGCCCGAATACAACGACGCTCACAAGGAAGGTTACAGCTCTGTCAAACTGCTGGAAGATACGGACGGTGATGGCGTCTTCGATAAAAGTTCTCCATTTCTGACGGATGTCACTTTGCCGACCGCAGTCTTCTGTTACCAGGGGGGCGTATTTGTCGGCGCACCACCTTATGTCTATTACTGCAAAGATACGAATGGCGACGGGAAGGCCGACGTGCGGGAAGTCGTCATGGAAGGCTTTGGGCGGGACAAAGGGGATGAGGGGATGATCAACTCCTTCCGCTGGGGAATGGATAACCGTATTTACTTCTCCACGGGCATCGATGGCGGAATGGTTACCGTGGCTGCGGAAGGGCCAGAGAAACAATTTAATACCAAAGGGCGGGGTGTGATCCTCGATCCTGCAACGCGTAAGATTGAACTCACAACAGGCGGCGGACAGCATGGGATGAGCCTGGGGATCTGGAACCGTGCCTTTGTCTGTGCCAACAGTGTGCCGATGCAGGTGCTGATGTACGATGACCGTTATATCGCACGCAACCCCTATCTGGCGCCACCACCGGCTCCAGTGAATATTGCTCCCGGCGGAAAGTTTACCAAGCTGATGCGCATCAGCCAGATCGAGCCCTGGCGAATTTTGCGGACCCGACTCCGGGCGGCCAGCGAGCGCGGAGATTCTGAAGGCGGAAAGCCTTCGGGCTTTTTCACTGCGGCGACCGGGATTACCGCCTATCGGGGCGATGCCTGGCCCTTAGAGTATCAGGGAAATCTGTTTGTCGGTGAACCTGCTAATAATCTCGTCTATCGAGCTGCTCCTAAACCCGATGGTCTGTCACTGGTGGCTCCGCGTGCCGACCAGGATGCTGAATTTCTGGCCTCAACCGATGTCTGGTTCCGACCGGTACAGTTTGAAAATGGCCCCGATGGTGCCTTGTATGTGCTGGACATGTATCGTGAACTGATTGAAGGGGCTCCCTTCATTCCGGAAGAGATCCTCAAGCACATCGATCCCATCGGCGGACAGGACAAGGGACGCATCTATCGGATCGTGCCGAAGAACTTCCAGCGCCCCGCTCTATCTGATTTGACGAAGCTGTCATCAAAGGAACTCGTGGCCCTACTCGACAGCGATAACGGCTGGACGCGCGATACCGCACAGCGACTGATCTACGAGCGTCAGGATACCTCGGTTGTTCCTGATCTGAAACAACTGGCAGCAGCTTCCAGGAAGCCGGTAACCCGCGCGACTGCACTCTGGTCTCTGGAAGGATTGAATTCTCTCGATGCAGATTCGTTGCTCAAAGGACTCAAGGATCAGGATCCACAAGTCTGTATTCAGTCATCGCGTATTGCGGAACGATTCGCTGAAGATGCTCAGGTTCAGCAGGCCATGATCGCGCTGGCAGGACATGACTCCATTGAGGTGCAGTATCAGGCTGCGTTTTCTCTAGGGGCTTTTGAGAACAGTGCCCGCAACCAGGCTCTGGCAGCGCTGCTGTCAAAGAACGTCGATAATAAATGGATGCGGATGGCGGTCCAGAGTTCGTTGAATCAGGGGGCTGGAGAAGTCTTTGCTTCACTGACCCGGAACAGCGATCTGCTCGTAAATAAACAGACACAGGGTTTCCTGGCCACGCTGGCTACCCAGATCGGTGCACAGTCTGACGTAGAGAACGTTAAGCTATTGATGGGGGCTCTGGAAAGCTTGCCCCAGTCCCAGCAGAAGCTGGCACAGCAGTCATTTCGTAACCTGCTTTCCCGGGCATCCGCATCAACAAAACAGGTGTTGTCAAAGTCGAAAAGCGAATATACGGCTCAACTGTTATCGGGGATGATGAAGTCGACCATTGAGCAGGCGACCAACTCGAAACTGCCGGTAAAGACCCGCGTTGAGGCCATTCCCACCTTGAGTATTGGAAGCCCTGATGAAACCTTACCGGTCTTCGAGGAACTGCTGTCAGTCCAGCAGCCGCTTCCGATTCGCCAGAAAGCGATCACATCTTTAGGACTGGTGAATGATGAGCGGGTGCCGGAACTGCTGGTAGAAGCCTGGCCTGGTCTGAGCCCGCAATTGCGCATGAGTGCAGTCGAAACACTGTTCTCCCGTCAGCCGTGGCAGGTCGCTTTACTGGATGCGGTCAAAGCAGGTGATATCAACTCCGGTGATATTAGTCCCGAACGCGTTCAACTCCTGAAAAGCAGTCAGGACAAAGCGATCAAAAAGCGGGCGACCGACCTCTTTCAGAATCAGCGTCTGACGGGTCGCTCGGATGTGATCAAGCAGTATCAGTCTTCACTCAAACTCAAAGGTGATCCTGCCAACGGCAAGCTGGTTTTCAAGAAAAACTGTGCTGCCTGTCATCGTCTGGAGAATGTCGGCGTGCAGTTGGGAGCAGACCTCAAGGCGATCAAGGACCGCGGGACCGAAGCCGTGCTACTGAATATTCTGGATCCCAACCGGGAAGTAAAGCCACAGTATGTGACATACCTGCTGGTCACCACGCAAGGGCGGACGATTACTGGTCTGATCAAGGCAGAGAATGCGAACAGCATTACGATTGCCCGGGCAGATGGCACCAGCGATACTGTTCTGAGGATCGACATTGATGAGCTAATCAGCTCGAAGCTTTCGTTCATGCCTGAAGGCCTGGAGAAGCAGATCGATCAGCAGCAGATGGCAGACCTGCTGGCGTATTTGAACTCGATCAAGTAA
- a CDS encoding PVC-type heme-binding CxxCH protein, producing the protein MPSAVRPQAASRIRGSLVWSLLLVLPGLLMDCRIARSAEKQATQVGNRLVYLDQDDPYYVSLDFPKLTTPQWYGDKEVKAVCVLAIDDMRDVQKYETYLRPILERLKEINGRAGASIMTCRVDPKDPHLQKWIQEGVSIDVHTYDHPCPLLKDRDFEKAKGTVERCIDLLSQIPNSQPVAYRMPCCDSLNTVSPRFFTEIFNQTTPEGNFLQIDTSVFQVFTDQDPDLPKELVTDPNGQGRIEKYVPTDRGFVNTIFNYPYPYPISRLCWEFSCVTPSDWSAQHRQKPFNPLTVRDWTAVLDATVVKEGTFNLVFHPHGWISNEQIIKLIDHAVQQHGSAVQFLSFQEVLERMNQHLLAGQPLRNQQGADNGVRLLDLNADGFMDVVIGNAQVQKTRIWNPRQQTWSETGFPAQLVAAPDARGNQAIRGRFGVLNEQVILLTLTPEVSAAWKFDGKTWQPASELLAGLPEGQDALFTLKAGHDQGLRLRDLNHDGQCELLVSNPKQNAIYTWSQKDTCWKKLPWSLPDSASIVDEQGRDAGLRFVDINEDGFEDMLFSNEDHAALYLFASLKSGWKKVFDEDRADDGGPVPMISRKGTNNGAWFHSKHLWVQNEDTAKMKHLVAGKSFEELLEEQGPQPKDPDAALKTIQVKPGFHVELVASEPLVKDPVAFDWGPDGKLWVAEMADYPLGVNESGTFDGRIRFLEDTDGDGKYDRSTVFLEGVGYPTGVMAWRKGAIITTAPEVFYAEDTDGDGKADHRESLVTGFAEGNQQHRVNGLRWGLDNWVYLANGDSGGDLLSVKTGEKLNFGRRDLRIKPDTGQMDPQSGQTQFGRERDDWGNWFGSNNSNPAFHYALADHYLRRNKNLITPDAKVQVSIRPGAATIFPVSRTQVRFNDFNKVNRITSACGLCFYRDDLLGGEFTGNSFICEPVHNLVHREIVKSKGTTFTSQRAQSEQDSEFLASTDNWFRPVMARTGPDGALWVADMYRHVIEHPQWIPKEMQEKLDLRAGKEQGRIYRIVPDKASVRTLPRLDQLSSSALVQQLESPNGTLRDMVQQLIVTRSDKSVVPDLKQMVKQGKSPAARLHALCTLDGLDAITEDVLLVTLADKHPGVRRHAIRLSEPSLNESPELGDRVLALVGDADSQVQMQLAYTLGEWNSPKAGSALARLAMAHDQDIFLRTAILSSVGPHLDSFTASLFEELQGKQPPLQILNSLVLMAISADQQDVLANIYERVAQSEKKQRWQAWQFEVVATLLQSLARKNQSLPQYAGKASPQLQKILEELKPLFQAARTIAADETATVSLRRQVLPLLGHGFAQRNEDLVLLSEMLSPRNPRIIQSAAVAALSQRGNPQTAELMLARWKNYGPGLRSEVLSSLLSHKAGVQSVLEGLKDKTISAADIDASSRQLLLNNKDQQVRQQAEKLLAASLDANRARVVKEHAEVVALTGNTEAGHQVFVKRCAVCHQLNNEGKPIGPDLTALTDKSPQALLTAILDPNRAVENKYISYLAVTEDGLTFNGLLASESGESITLVQSDGKTKTLLRTDLEELISTGKSLMPEGLEKDMTPQNLADVIAYLNSTKLPRKTFPGNEPAVVVAEALRGDYFLTPQLAEIYGSTLKFESKYKNLGYWQSENDRAVWTLDVPQAGPYDVYLEFACPPGPAGNRLLLETGGEQLFWTVPSTGTWDVYQNSRIGTITLPAGKTRLTVQSQGKINSALLDLKTVRLRVSSR; encoded by the coding sequence ATGCCCTCTGCTGTTCGTCCTCAAGCTGCTTCTCGCATTCGTGGTTCCCTGGTTTGGTCACTGCTCCTGGTTTTGCCTGGTCTGCTGATGGATTGTCGCATCGCTCGGTCGGCTGAAAAACAGGCGACACAAGTTGGCAATCGACTGGTCTATCTCGATCAGGACGATCCCTACTATGTATCACTCGATTTTCCCAAACTGACGACCCCTCAGTGGTATGGGGACAAAGAAGTCAAGGCGGTTTGCGTGCTGGCGATCGACGACATGCGCGATGTCCAGAAGTACGAAACCTACCTGCGACCGATCCTGGAGCGACTGAAAGAGATCAACGGTCGGGCCGGAGCCAGCATCATGACCTGCCGCGTCGATCCAAAAGATCCCCACCTGCAGAAGTGGATTCAGGAAGGGGTGAGTATCGATGTGCATACTTACGACCATCCCTGTCCGTTGTTGAAAGATCGAGATTTTGAGAAGGCCAAAGGGACCGTTGAACGGTGCATCGATCTCTTGAGCCAGATTCCCAACAGTCAACCAGTGGCGTACCGTATGCCGTGCTGTGATTCACTCAACACAGTCAGCCCCCGCTTCTTCACTGAAATCTTCAATCAGACTACCCCCGAGGGGAACTTTCTGCAGATCGATACTTCGGTCTTTCAGGTCTTTACGGATCAGGATCCGGACCTGCCAAAGGAACTCGTTACCGATCCAAACGGGCAGGGGAGAATCGAAAAATACGTCCCCACAGATCGAGGGTTCGTGAATACGATTTTCAATTACCCCTATCCTTATCCCATCTCGAGGCTCTGCTGGGAGTTTTCCTGTGTGACTCCCAGCGACTGGTCAGCCCAGCATCGTCAAAAGCCCTTTAATCCACTGACGGTTCGCGACTGGACTGCCGTGCTTGATGCAACCGTGGTCAAAGAAGGGACGTTTAATCTTGTATTCCATCCGCACGGCTGGATCAGCAATGAGCAGATCATCAAACTGATTGATCATGCCGTTCAGCAGCATGGATCCGCGGTGCAGTTTCTTTCTTTCCAGGAAGTATTGGAGCGAATGAATCAGCATCTGCTGGCGGGGCAGCCGCTGCGTAATCAGCAGGGAGCCGACAATGGCGTGCGTCTGCTGGATCTGAATGCAGATGGATTCATGGATGTGGTTATCGGCAATGCGCAGGTTCAGAAAACCCGTATCTGGAATCCCCGGCAGCAGACCTGGAGTGAAACCGGATTTCCTGCTCAGCTCGTGGCTGCTCCTGATGCCAGGGGAAATCAGGCGATTCGGGGACGGTTCGGAGTTCTAAACGAACAGGTAATCCTGTTGACCCTGACGCCGGAAGTCTCCGCCGCCTGGAAGTTTGATGGCAAAACGTGGCAGCCTGCTTCCGAGTTACTGGCTGGTTTACCTGAGGGACAGGACGCATTGTTCACACTAAAAGCAGGCCACGATCAGGGCCTCCGGCTGCGGGATCTGAATCATGATGGTCAGTGTGAACTGCTCGTTTCCAATCCCAAACAGAATGCGATCTACACATGGTCTCAGAAAGATACCTGTTGGAAGAAATTACCCTGGTCTCTTCCTGATTCTGCGTCGATCGTCGACGAACAGGGCCGCGATGCGGGACTCCGTTTTGTCGATATCAATGAAGACGGCTTTGAAGACATGCTGTTTTCAAACGAGGATCACGCTGCTCTCTACCTGTTCGCTTCGCTTAAGTCAGGCTGGAAGAAAGTCTTTGATGAGGATCGGGCTGACGACGGGGGGCCAGTGCCGATGATTTCGCGCAAGGGAACCAATAACGGAGCCTGGTTCCATTCGAAGCATCTTTGGGTGCAGAACGAAGATACCGCCAAAATGAAACATCTGGTGGCGGGCAAGTCCTTTGAGGAATTACTAGAGGAGCAGGGACCTCAGCCTAAAGACCCGGACGCGGCTCTCAAGACAATTCAGGTCAAACCCGGATTTCATGTGGAACTGGTGGCGTCGGAACCACTGGTGAAGGACCCGGTCGCATTTGACTGGGGGCCCGATGGAAAACTCTGGGTGGCAGAAATGGCTGACTACCCGCTGGGGGTGAATGAATCAGGTACGTTCGATGGACGAATTCGTTTTCTGGAAGATACGGACGGAGATGGTAAGTACGACCGATCAACTGTCTTTCTGGAAGGCGTGGGTTATCCCACGGGAGTGATGGCCTGGCGAAAAGGAGCGATCATCACAACCGCTCCGGAAGTCTTCTATGCGGAAGATACCGATGGCGATGGCAAAGCTGATCACCGCGAATCCCTGGTGACCGGGTTTGCAGAGGGGAACCAGCAGCACCGGGTAAATGGTCTGCGTTGGGGCCTGGATAACTGGGTGTATCTGGCCAATGGCGATTCCGGTGGGGATCTGTTGTCTGTCAAGACAGGAGAAAAACTGAACTTTGGTCGTCGGGATTTACGAATCAAACCTGATACCGGTCAGATGGATCCGCAGTCGGGGCAGACCCAGTTCGGCCGCGAACGGGATGACTGGGGGAACTGGTTTGGCAGTAATAACAGTAACCCCGCATTTCATTATGCGCTAGCAGATCATTATCTCCGTCGTAATAAAAACCTGATTACCCCTGATGCGAAGGTGCAGGTCTCAATTCGTCCCGGGGCGGCAACCATTTTCCCGGTCAGTCGCACACAGGTTCGTTTTAATGACTTCAATAAGGTCAACCGGATCACCTCAGCGTGCGGTCTCTGTTTTTATCGCGATGATCTACTGGGGGGGGAGTTCACGGGGAACTCCTTTATCTGTGAGCCGGTACATAACCTGGTACATCGCGAAATAGTGAAATCGAAAGGGACGACCTTTACCAGCCAGCGGGCACAGAGCGAACAGGATTCCGAATTTCTGGCATCGACCGACAACTGGTTTCGCCCCGTAATGGCCCGTACAGGACCAGACGGTGCACTCTGGGTCGCAGACATGTATCGGCATGTCATTGAACATCCGCAATGGATTCCTAAAGAGATGCAGGAAAAGCTGGACCTGCGTGCCGGTAAGGAACAGGGGCGGATTTACCGGATCGTTCCAGATAAGGCATCCGTACGAACGTTACCCCGTCTCGATCAGCTTTCCTCCTCTGCTCTGGTTCAGCAACTGGAAAGCCCGAATGGGACACTGCGTGATATGGTGCAGCAGTTGATCGTGACACGCAGCGACAAGTCTGTTGTCCCTGATCTGAAGCAGATGGTTAAGCAGGGAAAATCGCCGGCTGCTCGTCTGCATGCACTTTGTACGCTCGATGGACTGGACGCGATCACCGAAGATGTTCTCCTGGTGACTTTGGCTGACAAACACCCTGGAGTCCGCCGCCATGCGATTCGACTGAGCGAGCCATCTCTGAATGAGTCACCTGAACTGGGTGATCGTGTGCTGGCATTGGTCGGGGATGCTGATTCGCAGGTTCAGATGCAGTTAGCTTACACACTCGGAGAATGGAATTCTCCCAAGGCGGGATCGGCCCTGGCCCGTCTGGCTATGGCACACGATCAGGATATTTTTCTGCGGACAGCGATCTTGAGTTCCGTAGGACCACATCTGGATTCCTTTACCGCCTCGCTGTTTGAAGAATTGCAGGGGAAGCAGCCACCGTTACAGATTCTGAATTCCCTGGTACTTATGGCGATCTCTGCAGATCAGCAGGATGTGCTCGCAAATATCTACGAGCGAGTCGCACAGTCAGAGAAAAAACAACGTTGGCAGGCCTGGCAGTTCGAGGTGGTGGCAACGTTGTTGCAGTCCCTGGCTCGCAAAAATCAGAGCCTGCCCCAATATGCCGGGAAAGCCAGCCCCCAACTGCAGAAAATACTGGAAGAACTCAAGCCTCTGTTTCAAGCAGCACGGACGATCGCCGCTGATGAAACAGCAACAGTCAGCTTACGCAGGCAGGTCCTGCCGCTACTTGGACATGGTTTTGCGCAGCGGAATGAAGATCTGGTACTGTTGTCTGAGATGCTGTCTCCTCGAAATCCGCGGATCATACAGAGTGCCGCTGTGGCAGCGCTCTCGCAACGAGGCAATCCGCAGACAGCAGAACTTATGCTGGCACGTTGGAAAAACTATGGCCCGGGTTTACGCTCTGAAGTGTTGAGCTCCCTGCTAAGTCACAAGGCAGGAGTGCAGTCTGTTCTGGAAGGATTGAAAGACAAAACAATCTCTGCAGCGGACATCGATGCTTCGAGTCGACAGCTGTTGTTGAATAACAAGGATCAGCAAGTCCGACAACAGGCTGAGAAGCTGCTGGCTGCTTCACTTGATGCAAATCGTGCCAGGGTCGTCAAAGAGCACGCTGAGGTGGTCGCACTGACTGGAAATACTGAAGCAGGGCATCAGGTATTTGTGAAACGCTGTGCTGTCTGTCACCAGCTCAACAATGAGGGCAAGCCAATCGGTCCAGATCTGACAGCCCTGACAGACAAATCGCCTCAGGCCCTGCTGACGGCGATTCTGGATCCGAATCGTGCCGTGGAGAATAAATACATCAGTTATCTGGCCGTAACTGAAGACGGACTGACATTTAACGGCTTACTGGCGTCTGAAAGTGGCGAGAGTATTACTCTGGTGCAAAGTGATGGCAAGACGAAGACGCTGCTCCGCACCGATCTGGAAGAGTTGATCAGTACCGGTAAGTCACTGATGCCCGAGGGGCTGGAAAAGGATATGACGCCTCAGAATCTCGCGGATGTGATCGCATATTTGAATTCAACAAAATTACCCAGAAAAACATTTCCGGGTAACGAACCGGCTGTCGTGGTCGCGGAAGCATTGCGCGGCGACTACTTTTTGACCCCTCAGCTGGCAGAAATCTATGGTTCTACTCTCAAGTTTGAGAGCAAGTATAAGAATCTCGGATACTGGCAGAGTGAGAATGACCGGGCAGTCTGGACACTGGATGTCCCTCAAGCAGGACCGTATGACGTCTATCTCGAATTTGCCTGCCCCCCCGGGCCAGCCGGTAATCGTCTGCTTTTGGAAACAGGGGGAGAACAGCTGTTCTGGACTGTGCCCTCCACGGGAACCTGGGATGTCTATCAGAATAGCAGAATTGGCACCATTACTTTGCCTGCCGGAAAGACCCGCTTGACAGTTCAGAGCCAGGGTAAAATCAACAGTGCCTTACTCGACCTGAAAACGGTCCGCCTGCGCGTCTCCAGCAGGTAA